From the genome of Pukyongia salina, one region includes:
- a CDS encoding outer membrane beta-barrel family protein: protein MKQLFLVVTLLFGLFSYANNNPDSEIKGKITGTVIDKNLQQPIPYVTIAVKTLSGEIITGGVTDDDGNFAIEDIPEGKSLVNIQFIGYKTYSTEVEISRGSRNVDLGDILLEEDVAALDEVTVVAERSTIQQKLDRKVITIGKDLQTAGPTASDIMNNLPSVSVDQQTGAIALRGNQNVRVMVDGKLSNVPVAQLLKQIPSTSIKQIELITNPSAKYNPEGMSGIINIVLHKNVNVGFNGNASVGLTYEEQAKFNSSLDMNYRNGKINLFGNWGHNSSKNENFGHIFRPDDNSEQLFEFLDDSRSNLVKAGIDYYLNDNNTLSFFTNQNFFDGSTEGITNILYYDDNSFNQTQLFLQMSDNISSQYNFNYKLDFDKEGHNIELEADFNTFNGDETGNFQFGGAAFLDDYMDFVDTDRERLTVNLDYVNPLNETTKLEIGAEARIFETQLQYNSTGQSFNSVGELIPTPDTDFDYNRDIYSAYVTYGKNFEKWSVQLGARVETVEVRADTNTVRAFTNDYLQLYPSAFVTYTPSESNQFQVSYSRRVDRPGLDQVNPIREWSTPLISSFGNTSLEPQFTNSVEANYTKNLKKGSITAGVFFRAIEDEINRAVYVDRTDLSKVILTFDNFDNTSAYGVELSSNYRPTNWWNFNFSFDLYNQTQKGITESLNNPGNNPTIDDIIQESVEVDNTAWNLRMFNNFKATENLTFSAFGFYRGRNKGLQFEVEPMYFVNIGARYNLWDGQGTFSINYNDIFDTMRFAFDGQRPYAQVGEFNWESNTVFVGLSYRFGGGKYRAKSRKRRDNDVKSGGGGIF from the coding sequence ATGAAACAGTTATTTTTAGTAGTAACATTACTTTTTGGATTATTTTCTTACGCAAACAATAATCCCGATTCAGAAATTAAAGGAAAGATAACCGGAACGGTTATAGACAAAAACCTTCAACAACCTATCCCCTACGTTACCATAGCGGTAAAGACTTTATCCGGTGAGATCATTACAGGAGGAGTTACAGACGATGATGGAAATTTTGCCATCGAAGATATTCCTGAAGGAAAAAGTCTGGTAAATATCCAGTTTATAGGCTACAAAACCTATTCTACAGAAGTGGAAATTAGCCGTGGCAGCCGAAACGTCGACCTGGGTGATATTCTTCTCGAGGAGGATGTTGCCGCCCTTGATGAGGTAACGGTTGTGGCGGAAAGGTCTACTATTCAGCAGAAACTGGACAGGAAGGTTATTACTATTGGGAAGGACCTGCAAACTGCAGGACCTACAGCATCGGATATAATGAACAACCTGCCATCTGTGAGCGTAGACCAACAAACAGGGGCTATCGCCTTAAGAGGAAATCAGAACGTACGTGTAATGGTGGACGGTAAGCTTTCTAACGTACCAGTAGCCCAGTTGTTAAAACAGATTCCTTCAACTTCAATCAAGCAAATAGAATTAATCACCAATCCTTCGGCGAAATATAACCCGGAAGGTATGAGTGGTATCATTAATATAGTACTTCACAAGAACGTAAACGTTGGCTTCAACGGGAACGCCAGTGTAGGACTTACATACGAGGAACAAGCGAAGTTCAACAGTAGCCTTGATATGAACTACAGAAATGGGAAGATCAACCTGTTTGGAAACTGGGGTCATAATTCTTCTAAAAATGAAAACTTTGGACATATTTTCCGTCCGGATGACAATTCGGAACAGCTATTCGAATTCCTGGATGACAGCAGATCTAACCTCGTAAAAGCGGGAATAGATTATTACCTGAACGACAATAACACCTTGTCCTTCTTCACCAACCAGAATTTCTTTGATGGAAGTACAGAAGGGATCACCAATATTCTGTATTACGACGACAACAGTTTTAATCAAACACAGCTCTTCCTGCAGATGAGTGATAATATCTCATCGCAGTATAATTTTAATTATAAGTTGGATTTCGACAAGGAAGGTCATAATATTGAACTGGAAGCCGATTTCAATACGTTTAATGGAGATGAGACTGGTAATTTCCAGTTCGGGGGTGCCGCTTTCCTTGATGATTATATGGACTTTGTCGATACAGACCGGGAGCGCCTCACGGTGAATCTGGATTATGTAAATCCATTAAATGAAACTACCAAATTAGAAATTGGCGCAGAAGCTCGAATATTCGAAACACAGCTGCAGTACAATTCCACCGGACAATCGTTTAATTCGGTTGGTGAGCTAATTCCTACTCCAGACACAGATTTCGACTATAACAGGGATATCTATTCGGCCTATGTGACCTACGGGAAAAACTTCGAAAAATGGTCTGTACAACTTGGAGCCCGTGTTGAAACCGTTGAAGTTAGAGCCGATACAAATACCGTTCGAGCCTTCACCAATGACTATTTACAGCTATATCCGTCGGCATTCGTAACCTATACACCATCAGAGTCCAATCAATTTCAGGTGAGTTACAGCCGTAGAGTGGATAGACCCGGATTGGATCAGGTAAATCCTATTCGTGAGTGGAGTACACCACTAATCTCTTCCTTCGGAAACACATCACTGGAACCTCAATTCACCAATTCTGTTGAAGCCAATTATACCAAGAACCTGAAAAAAGGAAGTATAACGGCAGGGGTATTCTTTCGTGCGATCGAAGATGAAATTAACAGGGCAGTTTACGTAGACAGGACAGACCTAAGCAAGGTGATCCTTACTTTCGATAACTTCGATAATACTTCGGCCTATGGAGTGGAATTATCCTCCAACTATCGTCCTACTAACTGGTGGAACTTTAATTTCAGTTTCGATCTGTATAATCAAACTCAGAAAGGAATCACCGAATCTTTAAATAACCCTGGAAATAACCCAACAATTGATGATATTATACAGGAAAGCGTAGAAGTGGATAACACAGCGTGGAATCTACGTATGTTCAACAACTTCAAAGCGACGGAAAATCTCACATTCTCTGCGTTCGGATTTTACCGCGGACGAAATAAAGGACTGCAATTTGAGGTAGAACCAATGTATTTTGTAAATATAGGAGCCCGATATAATCTATGGGACGGTCAGGGTACCTTTAGTATAAATTATAACGATATCTTCGATACTATGAGATTTGCCTTCGATGGACAGCGACCTTACGCACAGGTTGGTGAGTTCAACTGGGAGAGCAATACGGTTTTTGTAGGTTTATCGTACCGATTTGGAGGTGGGAAATACAGAGCTAAATCCCGTAAGCGACGTGATAACGATGTAAAATCGGGAGGCGGAGGTATCTTTTAA
- a CDS encoding 3-oxoacyl-ACP synthase III family protein yields MYTSKISGLGHYVPENVVTNDDLSRLMDTNDAWIQERTGIKERRHIKKGDGNTTSGMGVKAATIALERANLSPSDIEMIVFATLSPDMYFPGGGVQVQELMGMDTIPALDVRNQCSGFVYALSVADQYVKTGMYKHVLVIGSENHSGGLDFSTRGRGVSVIFGDGAGAAVVSRNTDGQGGILSTHLHSEGKHKDELALQGPSTGYWVPEIIEKNPQEDIPYYPYMNGQFVFKHAIVRFTEVIMEGLKANGLGLEDIDMLIPHQANLRISQFIQKKLKLSDDQVFNNIQKYGNTTAASIPIALTEAWELGKIKDGDLVVLAAFGSGFTWGSVIMRW; encoded by the coding sequence ATGTACACATCGAAAATATCAGGCCTGGGTCATTATGTACCCGAAAATGTGGTTACTAATGATGATCTGTCCAGATTGATGGATACCAATGATGCCTGGATACAGGAACGAACGGGCATAAAAGAGCGACGGCATATAAAGAAAGGTGATGGTAATACCACTTCGGGAATGGGAGTGAAGGCTGCCACAATTGCATTGGAGAGAGCTAATCTAAGTCCGAGTGATATTGAGATGATCGTTTTTGCTACGCTGAGTCCGGATATGTATTTTCCGGGTGGCGGGGTTCAGGTACAGGAGTTAATGGGGATGGATACTATCCCTGCATTGGACGTTAGAAATCAATGTAGTGGTTTTGTGTATGCTCTGTCTGTGGCAGATCAGTACGTTAAAACCGGAATGTACAAACATGTATTGGTAATTGGTAGTGAGAACCATAGTGGTGGTTTAGACTTTAGTACCAGAGGACGGGGTGTCTCGGTGATCTTTGGAGATGGGGCCGGCGCAGCGGTTGTTTCAAGAAATACCGATGGACAGGGAGGTATACTTTCAACTCATCTTCACAGCGAAGGAAAACACAAGGATGAATTGGCATTGCAGGGTCCGAGTACGGGATACTGGGTGCCGGAAATCATAGAGAAGAATCCTCAGGAGGATATTCCTTATTATCCTTATATGAATGGTCAGTTTGTATTTAAACACGCCATTGTGCGCTTTACCGAGGTGATCATGGAAGGGCTAAAGGCTAATGGGCTTGGCCTGGAGGATATAGATATGCTTATTCCACATCAGGCGAATTTAAGGATCTCGCAATTCATTCAGAAAAAATTAAAGTTGAGCGATGATCAGGTGTTCAATAATATACAGAAATACGGAAATACTACTGCAGCTTCTATTCCGATCGCGTTAACAGAAGCCTGGGAACTAGGAAAGATCAAAGACGGAGACCTGGTTGTTTTAGCTGCCTTCGGAAGTGGATTTACATGGGGAAGTGTGATCATGCGTTGGTAA
- a CDS encoding alpha/beta hydrolase family protein, which translates to MRNYFYFLCAFLIFAGTTGAQEKLNYQKPPKEILDLVEAPLAPIVMIDSQGENVVLLYRDAFKSIAELSEPELRLAGLRINPKTNIGSRTNYYNNIKVKKASAKEATQVSGLPENPRLSNFSRSPNEKMVACLNTTSEGAEVWVVDIEKAVAKKLTPATVNANMRDAINWFKDNNALLVKMLPANRKQLINTAEAVPEGPTISTSDGQKAQNRTYQDLLKNPNDEANFEQLALSEIKKVSIGGMISDFLPSAMFRNIEFSPDGNFILISQIERPFSYIVPYYRFPYKEIIYDKNGKQLTVFNEVPLNEVQPKGFMATRKGKRNTSWRADKPATLFWVEAQDEGDPENIVEYRDAVYTVDAPFTSPGALLLKTKQRYSGISWGNDQTAIAYDYWWDTRNTKTYLFNPSNPAQPSRIIADRNYQDRYSDPGNFVTTQNQFGRDVLEIQKGKLFLMGDGYTENGQFPFIDAFDLKTEEKSRIYQSKYTDKLEDLNSAIDMKEGKILVRIESKNEYPNYYFRNIYKKESLTPVTSFENPFKSLANIHKEVINYKRDDGLDLEGTLYLPVGYDKTKKEKMPMILWAYPREFKDKSSASQNTTNPNEFIYPYWGSPIYWVTQGYVVLDDAAFPIVGEGDEEPNDTFRTQLVANAKAAIDAVDELGYIDRTRVAVGGHSYGAFMVANLLSHSNLFAAGIARSGAYNRTLTPFGFQSEQRSYWDSPETYYTMSPFMHADKMKTPLLLIHGEADNNSGTYPLQSERYFNALKGLGAPARLVMLPKESHGYRAKESILHLLWEQDVWLDEHVKNKKTIVTPNSLKR; encoded by the coding sequence ATGAGAAATTATTTTTACTTCCTCTGCGCATTTTTAATTTTTGCCGGAACTACAGGCGCTCAAGAAAAATTAAACTATCAAAAACCACCAAAAGAAATCCTGGATCTTGTTGAAGCCCCGCTGGCTCCTATCGTAATGATCGATTCTCAGGGAGAAAATGTGGTCTTGTTGTACCGGGATGCCTTCAAATCCATAGCCGAACTTTCGGAACCTGAATTGCGATTGGCCGGACTTCGAATCAACCCGAAAACTAATATTGGCAGCCGTACCAATTATTATAATAATATAAAGGTAAAGAAAGCGAGTGCCAAAGAAGCAACCCAGGTTAGTGGTCTTCCTGAAAACCCAAGGCTTTCCAATTTCAGCAGGTCCCCGAATGAAAAAATGGTGGCTTGCCTTAATACTACTTCTGAAGGTGCCGAAGTGTGGGTAGTCGATATCGAAAAAGCTGTCGCTAAAAAACTAACTCCCGCTACGGTAAATGCCAATATGCGGGACGCGATAAATTGGTTTAAAGACAATAATGCCTTGTTGGTGAAAATGCTCCCGGCTAATAGAAAGCAGCTTATCAATACTGCCGAAGCTGTTCCCGAAGGGCCAACTATCTCGACCAGTGACGGGCAAAAAGCTCAAAACCGTACCTACCAGGATCTACTGAAGAATCCGAACGATGAGGCCAATTTTGAGCAATTGGCGCTTTCAGAAATAAAAAAAGTAAGTATTGGAGGTATGATCTCAGATTTTCTTCCCTCTGCCATGTTCAGAAATATAGAATTCTCCCCTGATGGCAATTTCATCCTGATATCCCAAATAGAAAGACCTTTCTCATACATCGTACCTTATTATAGATTCCCGTATAAGGAAATTATCTACGACAAAAATGGCAAACAACTAACTGTATTTAATGAAGTTCCGCTCAATGAAGTTCAGCCAAAAGGGTTTATGGCAACCCGTAAGGGAAAGCGGAACACATCCTGGAGAGCCGATAAGCCGGCAACTCTTTTTTGGGTTGAAGCCCAGGATGAGGGAGATCCCGAAAATATAGTGGAATATCGAGATGCGGTCTATACAGTGGACGCTCCATTTACTTCACCGGGAGCGTTATTGTTAAAAACAAAGCAACGTTATTCTGGAATTAGCTGGGGGAACGATCAAACCGCTATTGCCTACGATTACTGGTGGGATACAAGAAATACTAAAACCTATCTTTTTAATCCATCCAACCCTGCGCAACCGTCAAGGATCATTGCAGACAGGAATTATCAGGATCGATATAGTGATCCGGGTAATTTTGTTACTACCCAAAACCAATTTGGAAGGGATGTTTTGGAAATTCAAAAAGGCAAGCTTTTCTTAATGGGTGATGGCTATACCGAAAATGGCCAGTTTCCTTTTATAGATGCGTTCGATCTTAAGACCGAGGAAAAATCCAGAATATATCAGTCGAAATATACCGATAAGCTGGAAGACCTCAATTCGGCTATAGACATGAAAGAGGGAAAGATCCTGGTAAGGATCGAATCCAAAAATGAATATCCTAATTATTATTTCAGAAATATCTATAAGAAAGAATCGCTTACTCCAGTCACCTCCTTTGAGAACCCTTTTAAGAGCCTGGCGAATATACACAAGGAAGTTATAAATTATAAAAGAGACGATGGTCTGGATCTGGAAGGCACCCTGTATCTACCGGTTGGATATGATAAAACAAAAAAGGAAAAAATGCCTATGATCTTATGGGCGTATCCCAGGGAATTTAAAGATAAAAGCAGTGCCTCTCAAAATACTACCAACCCCAATGAATTTATCTACCCGTACTGGGGGAGTCCTATTTATTGGGTAACCCAGGGCTATGTAGTTTTAGACGACGCTGCCTTCCCCATCGTGGGTGAAGGAGATGAAGAACCTAATGATACATTCCGTACTCAACTGGTAGCAAATGCGAAGGCTGCCATCGACGCCGTGGATGAACTTGGTTATATAGACCGTACTCGAGTTGCCGTAGGCGGACACAGTTATGGAGCGTTTATGGTGGCTAATTTACTTAGTCACTCAAATCTGTTCGCTGCCGGAATTGCAAGAAGTGGCGCTTATAACCGAACGTTAACACCCTTCGGATTTCAAAGTGAACAACGAAGTTATTGGGATTCTCCCGAAACCTACTACACTATGTCGCCATTTATGCACGCAGATAAAATGAAAACTCCTTTATTATTGATTCATGGAGAGGCCGACAATAATTCGGGAACGTATCCACTACAAAGTGAGCGGTATTTTAATGCGTTGAAAGGACTTGGAGCACCGGCCCGACTTGTAATGCTTCCGAAGGAAAGTCACGGTTACCGTGCCAAAGAAAGTATACTTCATTTACTGTGGGAGCAGGATGTTTGGCTGGACGAACATGTGAAGAACAAAAAAACCATAGTTACACCCAATTCACTAAAAAGATAG
- the htpG gene encoding molecular chaperone HtpG, producing the protein MSSGTINVSVENIFPLIKKFLYSDHEIFLRELISNATDATLKLKHLTNIGEAKVEYGNPMIEVKIDKDKKQLHIIDQGIGMTAEEVEKYINEIAFSGAEEFLEKYKDKNADDAGIIGHFGLGFYSAFMVANKVEIITKSYKDEPAAHWTCDGSPKYTLEEADKTERGTEIILHISEDDTEFLEESRIRELLVKYNKFMPVPIKFGTRTETLPKPEDAKEDDPAPTKEVDNIINNPNPAWTKQPADLKDEDYKKFYRELYPMQFEEPLFNIHLNVDYPFNLTGILYFPKLTNDLNIQKDRIQLYQNQVFVTDNVEGIVPEFLTMLRGVIDSPDIPLNVSRSYLQADGAVKKISSYITRKVADKLKSLFNDNREDFEGKWDDIKIVIEYGMLTEDKFFDKAQEFALYPTVDGDYYTFEELKDAIKDAQTDKDDKLVILYASDKEQQHSYIEAAKNKGYKVLLLNSPIVSHLLQKMESKNENTSFVRVDSDAIDTLIKKEDEPISKLSEEEKEQLKGMLTEIIPSEKFSVQLEAMDSDASPFIITEPEFMRRMKEMQQTGGGGMFGMGAMPDMFNLVVNTNHELVGQILNTKTQKKKERLVNQALDLAKLSKNLLKGEEMTRFIRRSYDMIK; encoded by the coding sequence ATGAGTTCAGGTACCATTAATGTTTCAGTTGAGAATATATTCCCGCTGATAAAGAAGTTTTTGTACAGTGACCACGAAATATTCCTGCGCGAACTAATCTCTAACGCAACAGACGCTACATTAAAGCTAAAACACCTCACCAATATTGGCGAGGCAAAGGTGGAGTACGGTAACCCCATGATCGAGGTAAAGATAGATAAGGACAAAAAGCAACTGCATATTATCGATCAGGGAATAGGAATGACAGCCGAGGAGGTAGAAAAATATATCAACGAGATCGCATTTTCTGGGGCAGAAGAATTCCTGGAAAAATACAAAGACAAGAATGCAGATGATGCCGGCATCATTGGTCATTTTGGCCTTGGTTTCTATTCGGCATTTATGGTGGCAAATAAAGTTGAGATCATCACCAAGAGTTATAAGGATGAACCGGCAGCTCACTGGACATGCGACGGATCCCCTAAGTATACACTCGAAGAAGCCGATAAGACCGAAAGAGGGACAGAGATCATTCTGCATATTTCTGAAGACGATACGGAGTTTCTCGAGGAATCACGTATACGCGAACTATTGGTGAAGTACAACAAATTCATGCCTGTACCCATCAAATTTGGTACGCGTACCGAAACACTTCCAAAACCTGAAGATGCAAAAGAAGATGATCCCGCTCCAACTAAGGAAGTGGATAATATCATAAATAACCCAAATCCGGCGTGGACAAAACAACCGGCCGATCTCAAGGATGAGGATTACAAGAAATTCTACAGGGAATTGTACCCTATGCAGTTTGAAGAACCTCTATTCAATATTCATTTAAACGTTGATTACCCTTTCAATCTAACGGGTATACTTTACTTCCCAAAGCTCACAAACGATCTGAATATTCAGAAAGACAGAATTCAGTTATATCAGAACCAGGTTTTCGTGACCGATAATGTTGAAGGTATCGTACCCGAATTCCTCACCATGTTACGAGGTGTCATCGATAGCCCGGATATTCCGCTCAATGTATCAAGAAGTTACTTGCAGGCTGATGGTGCTGTGAAAAAAATATCGAGCTATATCACCAGGAAAGTTGCCGATAAACTAAAGAGTCTTTTTAATGATAACCGAGAAGATTTTGAGGGCAAATGGGATGATATTAAGATCGTTATCGAATATGGTATGCTTACCGAGGACAAGTTTTTTGACAAAGCCCAGGAGTTTGCCCTTTATCCAACAGTAGACGGAGATTATTATACCTTCGAAGAATTGAAGGATGCTATAAAAGATGCACAAACCGATAAGGACGATAAACTGGTGATCTTGTATGCATCAGATAAGGAGCAGCAGCACAGCTATATTGAGGCAGCGAAGAATAAAGGATACAAGGTTTTATTGCTGAATTCGCCTATCGTTTCTCACCTGCTTCAGAAAATGGAAAGCAAAAACGAAAACACCTCTTTCGTACGAGTAGATAGTGATGCGATCGATACGCTAATAAAAAAAGAGGATGAACCGATCTCGAAACTTTCAGAAGAAGAAAAGGAACAACTCAAGGGAATGCTTACCGAAATTATTCCTTCGGAAAAATTCTCAGTTCAGCTTGAAGCAATGGACAGCGATGCGAGTCCGTTTATCATTACCGAACCCGAGTTTATGCGTAGAATGAAGGAGATGCAGCAAACCGGAGGCGGTGGAATGTTTGGGATGGGAGCCATGCCGGATATGTTCAACCTGGTGGTAAACACCAATCATGAGTTGGTTGGCCAGATCTTAAATACCAAAACTCAAAAGAAAAAAGAAAGGCTGGTAAATCAGGCTCTCGACCTGGCAAAACTGAGTAAGAATTTGCTTAAGGGAGAAGAAATGACTCGGTTTATCAGGCGTAGTTACGACATGATTAAATAA
- a CDS encoding phage tail protein, translating into MEPFIGQIIMFGGTFAPRGWALCDGSLLAIGQNEALFSILGTTYGGDGRTTFGLPDLRGRVSMHPGAGPGLSNRKLGEKGGTETNTLTSAQMPSVPVKVSSGNATQTAATAGASIATPGTTSGRTFTATEGFNTSTPDITLNSASAGGNSAAVNNIQPYECVNYIIALQGTYPSRS; encoded by the coding sequence ATGGAACCTTTTATAGGACAAATTATAATGTTTGGTGGCACTTTCGCCCCAAGAGGATGGGCCTTATGTGATGGCAGCCTTCTCGCAATTGGTCAAAATGAGGCTTTATTTTCTATACTCGGAACTACGTATGGTGGTGATGGGAGAACGACCTTTGGTCTACCCGATCTAAGAGGACGTGTTTCTATGCACCCCGGCGCCGGACCCGGACTTAGTAACCGTAAATTAGGTGAAAAAGGAGGGACAGAAACCAATACGCTTACCTCTGCTCAAATGCCATCCGTACCTGTAAAGGTTAGCTCTGGTAATGCCACACAAACTGCTGCAACGGCAGGTGCTTCAATAGCTACCCCGGGAACAACAAGTGGTAGAACTTTCACCGCAACCGAAGGCTTTAATACCTCTACCCCAGACATCACCTTAAACAGTGCATCGGCCGGAGGTAATTCTGCTGCCGTGAACAACATACAACCTTACGAATGTGTTAATTACATCATTGCATTACAGGGTACTTATCCCAGCAGATCTTAA